The genomic interval CTGCTCCGATGGAAAAAATGTGGTTCTTTACCCCCTAAGTCCTCTAAAAATAAGTTGTAATGGCGCACATCAACCAAGAGCAAAGGTATGTAATTACCCTCATGCTACAGCAAGGCAAGCTACAAAAAGAAATAGCCCTGTTTATCAACCGAAGCCCTTCCGTGATATCCCGGGAGATTCGCAGGAACAGGGATGCCAAAACGGGCATTTACGAGAGCAACGTGGCGCAGCG from Williamwhitmania taraxaci carries:
- a CDS encoding helix-turn-helix domain-containing protein; this translates as MAHINQEQRYVITLMLQQGKLQKEIALFINRSPSVISREIRRNRDAKTGIYESNVAQR